One Sphingomonas endolithica DNA segment encodes these proteins:
- a CDS encoding response regulator, producing the protein MTPMTNKLILAEARVLILEDDYYLATDLQGVLEKSGATVLGPCPEPEDAIVMLTRDRPDCALVDINLGSGRSFDLPRALLAANVPFAFVTGYDQESIPAEFANVERLEKPVSSGSAVATMARLIKRG; encoded by the coding sequence ATGACACCGATGACAAACAAACTGATCTTGGCGGAAGCCCGAGTCCTTATCTTGGAAGACGACTATTATCTCGCGACGGATCTCCAAGGCGTGTTGGAGAAGTCTGGCGCCACGGTACTAGGTCCTTGCCCCGAGCCGGAGGATGCCATCGTGATGCTCACCCGAGATAGACCAGACTGCGCGCTCGTCGACATCAATCTGGGCTCAGGTCGCTCGTTTGATCTGCCCCGTGCCTTGCTTGCGGCGAACGTCCCATTCGCCTTCGTCACAGGGTACGATCAGGAAAGCATTCCCGCCGAGTTCGCGAATGTCGAGCGCTTGGAAAAGCCCGTCTCGTCGGGCAGTGCGGTCGCCACAATGGCGCGGCTGATCAAGCGAGGCTAG